From Parasteatoda tepidariorum isolate YZ-2023 chromosome 1, CAS_Ptep_4.0, whole genome shotgun sequence, one genomic window encodes:
- the LOC139426656 gene encoding uncharacterized protein: MLGEGLSNKINHFVPLSNYTVSRRIDEMAADVESKLIKFLKEGKFELQIDKSTVIDNKDIVLANFDIHKSNIGRKELMQFPTLKKCSITDIEILENKILIFTDHLDQLKTDMESRCRDLMKLEIPDWILDPFSYEIVDKLTSSLHTYPQLWKQTEPLLISFPSAYLVERGFTFVVQLLTKQRNRLDIYFIGNLRLNLMNIKQDIQALTENHQAQVMGLCPPQRYLPTSTPLLTSTLFANVNAFAHVNDIDSEEILSGS, from the exons aTGTTGGGTGAGGGATTGAGCAATAAGATAAATCACTTTGTTCCTCTGAGCAATTATACTGTTTCCAGGCGTATTGATGAGATGGCCGCAGACGTTGAatcaaaactcattaaatttttgaaagaaggtAAATTTGAGCTGCAGATTGATAAATCAACTGTGATAGATAACAAAGATATTGTATTAGCTAAT TTTGATATCCATAAGTCAAACATTGGTCGCAAAGAGCTAATGCAATTTCCAACACTTAAAAAGTGTTCAATAACAGATATTGAGATtctcgaaaataaaatcttaatttttactgatcacCTTGATCAGCTAAAAACAGATATGGAATCAAGATGCAGAGATTTGATGAAATTAGAAATACCGGATTGGATTTTGGATCCTTTCTCTTATGAAATTGTGGATAAGCTCACTTCCTCTTTGCACACTTATCCACAATTGTGGAAACAAACTGAGCCGCTCCTCATCTCGTTCCCCTCAGCATATTTAGTGGAGAGAGGATTTACTTTTGTCGTCCAGCTGCTCACAAAGCAAAGAAATAGGTTGGACATTTACTTCATAGGAAACCTGCGTTTAAATCTGATGAACATAAAACAAGACATTCAAGCATTAACTGAAAATCACCAAGCTCAG GTTATGGGCCTTTGCCCACCTCAACGCTATTTGCCCACGTCAACGCCTTTGCTCACCTCAACGCTATTTGCAAATGTCAACGCCTTTGCCCACGTCAACGATATAGATTCAGAAGAAATTCTATCTGGAAgctga